The following proteins are co-located in the Microbulbifer sp. VAAF005 genome:
- a CDS encoding IS3 family transposase (programmed frameshift) produces MTRSNKPTKTTRKQYSEEYRKDALALALKVGVSVAAKQLGLHPSQIYGWRSKAKLHQCRGDAERELATENARLKRQLAEQAEELAIFKKGRSVLCKEPEMRYAFMQMHRHEFSIKAMAKVLNVSRSGFYDWVSRSAGQSRYQQYRMQLDSLVQQRFIASKERSGSPRLTKELASAGSKYNQKTIAASMRRQGLRAKAAKRYKATTYSKHGLPVAPNLLEQNFNAEGPNQKWAGDITYLRTEEGWLYLAVVIDLYSRLVIGWAMSETMTATLVCDALQMALWRRKKPTNVIVHTGFPCQYCSKDYQSLITAYGLRCSMSAKGNCYDNACAETFFHSLKVEAIHGNRFPTRCLMRETVFEYIEIDYNRNRLHSANGYLSPEAFEEQLVA; encoded by the exons ATGACAAGATCAAATAAACCAACCAAAACCACTCGTAAACAGTACTCAGAGGAGTATAGAAAGGATGCCCTAGCACTTGCGCTCAAAGTTGGGGTAAGCGTTGCCGCTAAACAGCTTGGGTTACATCCTTCTCAGATTTACGGATGGCGAAGCAAGGCTAAGTTACATCAGTGCCGAGGGGATGCCGAGAGAGAGCTGGCCACAGAGAATGCTCGCCTTAAGCGGCAGCTGGCTGAGCAGGCAGAGGAGCTGGCGATCT TTAAAAAAGGCCGCAGCGTACTTTGCAAAGAGCCTGAAATGAGGTACGCCTTCATGCAAATGCACAGGCATGAATTCAGCATCAAAGCGATGGCCAAGGTATTGAACGTATCTCGCAGTGGGTTTTACGACTGGGTGTCAAGATCGGCCGGCCAATCCAGGTACCAGCAGTACCGAATGCAGCTCGATAGCTTGGTACAGCAGCGCTTTATAGCCAGTAAAGAACGTAGTGGCTCTCCTCGCCTGACGAAGGAGTTGGCCAGTGCGGGGAGTAAATATAATCAAAAAACAATTGCTGCCAGCATGCGTCGACAGGGCCTACGGGCTAAAGCCGCCAAGAGATATAAAGCCACAACCTATTCAAAACATGGCCTGCCAGTAGCTCCAAATCTGCTCGAGCAGAACTTCAATGCTGAAGGGCCGAATCAGAAATGGGCTGGGGATATAACCTACCTGAGAACGGAAGAAGGTTGGTTATATCTGGCTGTAGTGATAGACCTATATAGTCGGCTAGTTATTGGTTGGGCGATGTCAGAAACGATGACAGCTACATTGGTCTGTGACGCTCTTCAAATGGCTTTATGGCGACGTAAGAAACCTACGAATGTTATCGTGCATACTGGCTTCCCCTGTCAGTATTGCTCTAAAGATTATCAATCTTTGATTACAGCTTATGGTCTGCGGTGCAGCATGAGCGCCAAAGGTAATTGCTATGATAACGCTTGTGCAGAAACATTCTTTCACTCACTTAAGGTAGAAGCAATCCATGGTAACCGCTTTCCCACAAGGTGCCTCATGCGAGAGACCGTATTTGAGTATATAGAGATAGACTACAATCGAAATCGCTTACACAGCGCCAATGGCTATCTCAGCCCTGAGGCGTTTGAGGAACAACTAGTCGCTTAG